A single Amphiura filiformis chromosome 19, Afil_fr2py, whole genome shotgun sequence DNA region contains:
- the LOC140141235 gene encoding sorbitol dehydrogenase-like — translation MVDTQENFAAVLYAANDLRVEKRPMSPCLGETDVLLGMRSVGICGSDIKYWAYGKCGRFVLNEPMVIGHEASGQVIAIGAKVKHLKIGDRVAVEPGIPCRQCRLCKQGRYNLCAHVQFCATPPVHGNLCTYYVHPADFCFRLPDNVTDEEGALMEPLAVAVYSCERGSVTSGSRLLICGAGPIGLLTMMTARAMGAVEFTITDIDDHRLEIAKKYGATHTINVTGCSSDDIAKRVVETLNGEKPDISMECSGSDLSLVACIHATSTGGTIVLVGRGSLDVSLPLVEVAAKELNINGIFRYANAYPKALAMLTSGSIDVKSLVTHRFTLQETEEAFKTAASRDSKAIKVIISCHEEKE, via the exons atggtCGATACGCAAGAAAATTTTGCAGCTGTGCTATATGCTGCTAACGATTTACGAGTG GAGAAGCGTCCGATGTCACCATGTTTGGGTGAGACAG ATGTGCTTTTAGGTATGCGTTCGGTGGGAATATGCGGATCTGACATCAAATATTGGGCCTATGGAAAATGCGGCAGATTTGTATTGAATGAGCCGATGGTCATAGGACATGAGGCCAGTGGACAAGTGATAGCAATAGGTGCCAAAGTTAAACACCTTAAAATAG GTGACAGGGTAGCAGTTGAACCAGGTATCCCGTGTCGACAGTGCCGCCTTTGTAAGCAGGGTCGCTATAATCTGTGTGCTCATGTGCAATTCTGCGCAACACCACCTGTTCATGGTAATCTTTGCACATATTACGTACATCCAGCAGACTTCTGTTTCAG GTTACCTGACAATGTGACTGATGAAGAAGGCGCCCTCATGGAACCATTGGCTGTTGCCGTGTACAGCTGTGAAAGAGGCAGTGTGACGTCAGGATCAAGATTGCTCATTTGTGGAGCGG GACCAATCGGCTTGCTAACGATGATGACAGCTAGAGCAATGGGGGCAGTAGAGTTTACAATTACAG ATATCGATGACCATCGATTAGAAATCGCGAAAAAATACGGAGCGACTCATACAATTAATGTTACTGGTTGTAGCAGCGATGATATCGCCAAACGTGTAGTGGAGACTCTGAATGGGGAGAAGCCTGATATATCGATGGAATGTAGCGGTTCTGATCTCAGCTTAGTAGCTTGTATACAC GCAACTAGTACTGGTGGTACCATAGTTCTCGTTGGTCGTGGTTCATTGGATGTCTCCTTACCACTCGTTGAAGTCGCTGCAAAGGAATTGAACATCAACGGAATATTCCGATATGCCAATGC TTATCCCAAGGCTCTAGCAATGTTAACCAGTGGCTCCATAGACGTCAAATCATTAGTGACACATCGGTTTACTCTTCAGGAAACAGAGGAAGCCTTCAAGACAGCCGCTAGCAGAGATTCCAAAGCCATCAAAGTCATAATCAGCTGCCACGAGGAGAAGGAATGA